A portion of the Planctomycetia bacterium genome contains these proteins:
- a CDS encoding FdhF/YdeP family oxidoreductase, whose translation MRRVKTGGGWRAIKYSLTMANKVGWWRFWKAMRSQNACKTCAVGMGGQRGGMVNEAGHFPEVCKKSFQAMISDMQGAIKPEFFQEYSIAKLKTLSPRELESCGRLSFPVIATVGATHYQPITWDNALGNLAAQLKLAGPMKTFFYASGRSSNEAGFLLQLFARLFGTNYVNNCSYYCHQASGVGLSASLGTGTATVSLEDLEHADFVMLLGGNPASNHPRLMRSLMQVRRNGGQVIVINPVKELGMMKFRVPSDIRSMLFGCDIASFYLQPHIGGDVGFLTGLAKIILEQRQHNAAFIEKATEGFDEYARHIRNTSWQDIESQSGISKADIQEVAQRYLRSERAIFAWTMGITHHLHGVDNVRSIVNVALLRGMVGKPHAGLLPIRGHSNVQGIGTVGVTPTLKAGIVERMVKRLGVHPPSQPGLDTMACMHGADQGELTTALCLGGNLYGSNPDSTFAHRALSKLQQITYMNTTLNTTHAWGLAKETMILPVLARDEEPQPTTQESMFNFVRLSAGGPSRVADARSEVSILSELGQRVLSNTPVDWKSMESHHAVRNLMADLIPGLEPIAQLDADKKEFHIPGRLIHTPTFPTPTGKAKFHPAPLPRETSPPSTLRLMTVRSEGQFNTVVYEEEDLYRGQDRRDVILLSKDDMQRLGLRENQKVSVRSATGVMHNILARPFDIRPGNALMYFPEANILVPSGVDPYSKTPAFKSIAVTVEAETGGLVTAEALGERLKTRKRG comes from the coding sequence ATGCGACGAGTGAAGACTGGCGGCGGCTGGAGAGCGATCAAGTACTCGCTCACCATGGCCAACAAGGTAGGCTGGTGGCGATTCTGGAAAGCGATGCGCTCGCAGAATGCCTGCAAGACCTGTGCAGTCGGTATGGGTGGCCAGCGCGGCGGCATGGTCAACGAAGCAGGACACTTCCCCGAAGTCTGCAAGAAATCGTTCCAGGCGATGATCTCCGACATGCAGGGAGCCATCAAGCCGGAGTTCTTCCAAGAGTATAGCATCGCCAAGCTCAAGACGCTCTCCCCGCGTGAACTCGAAAGTTGTGGCAGGCTTAGCTTCCCCGTCATCGCTACTGTCGGTGCCACTCACTATCAACCCATCACCTGGGATAATGCACTCGGCAATCTTGCTGCACAACTCAAACTAGCTGGGCCGATGAAAACTTTCTTTTACGCTTCAGGCCGATCCTCGAACGAAGCAGGCTTCCTACTGCAACTATTCGCCCGGCTCTTCGGCACCAACTACGTCAACAACTGTTCGTACTATTGCCATCAAGCCAGCGGGGTGGGACTTTCCGCAAGTCTGGGTACCGGTACCGCAACGGTATCTCTCGAAGACCTCGAACATGCCGATTTCGTCATGCTCCTCGGTGGCAACCCGGCTTCAAACCATCCCCGACTGATGCGTTCGTTGATGCAGGTACGGCGCAACGGTGGACAGGTCATCGTTATCAACCCGGTCAAGGAACTGGGGATGATGAAATTCCGAGTCCCCAGCGACATCCGCAGCATGCTCTTCGGCTGCGACATTGCCAGCTTTTATTTGCAACCCCACATCGGCGGCGATGTGGGGTTCCTCACTGGCCTGGCGAAGATTATTCTCGAACAGAGGCAGCATAATGCCGCATTCATCGAGAAGGCCACTGAAGGATTTGATGAGTACGCACGCCATATCAGGAACACATCCTGGCAGGACATAGAATCGCAGTCGGGGATCAGCAAAGCAGATATCCAAGAAGTGGCTCAGCGATATCTGCGATCGGAAAGGGCTATCTTCGCCTGGACGATGGGCATCACCCACCATCTGCATGGCGTCGATAATGTTCGCAGCATCGTTAACGTCGCCCTGCTCCGAGGCATGGTCGGCAAGCCCCATGCAGGACTGCTGCCAATCCGTGGTCACAGCAACGTGCAGGGCATCGGCACCGTTGGCGTAACTCCTACACTCAAGGCCGGTATTGTTGAGCGCATGGTGAAACGCCTCGGCGTACATCCACCATCTCAACCCGGTCTCGACACCATGGCCTGCATGCACGGTGCCGACCAGGGTGAACTAACGACGGCACTCTGTCTCGGTGGCAACCTCTACGGCTCTAACCCCGACAGCACCTTCGCTCATCGAGCTTTGAGTAAGTTGCAGCAGATCACCTACATGAATACGACGCTCAACACCACGCATGCCTGGGGCCTAGCCAAGGAAACGATGATCCTGCCCGTGCTGGCCCGTGACGAGGAACCGCAGCCAACGACGCAGGAATCGATGTTCAATTTCGTGAGGCTGTCAGCAGGCGGCCCCAGCCGAGTGGCCGATGCCCGTAGCGAAGTCAGCATCCTCAGCGAACTGGGGCAGCGAGTACTCTCCAACACTCCCGTCGATTGGAAGAGCATGGAAAGTCACCATGCCGTCCGCAACCTGATGGCTGACCTCATCCCCGGCCTGGAACCCATCGCCCAGCTCGATGCCGACAAGAAAGAGTTCCACATTCCCGGCCGACTAATCCACACACCCACTTTCCCAACGCCCACCGGCAAAGCAAAATTCCACCCTGCCCCGCTGCCAAGGGAGACCTCGCCACCAAGCACCCTCCGACTCATGACCGTCCGCAGCGAAGGCCAGTTCAACACCGTTGTCTATGAAGAAGAAGACCTCTACCGAGGCCAGGACCGCCGCGACGTGATTCTGCTAAGCAAGGACGACATGCAGAGATTAGGCCTGCGTGAGAATCAGAAAGTATCGGTACGCTCAGCCACCGGCGTGATGCACAACATCCTCGCCCGCCCCTTCGACATCCGCCCCGGCAACGCGCTGATGTACTTCCCCGAAGCCAACATTCTGGTTCCCAGCGGAGTTGATCCCTATTCCAAAACCCCAGCGTTCAAGTCGATAGCGGTGACGGTGGAAGCGGAAACAGGTGGCTTGGTGACAGCGGAGGCGTTGGGGGAGAGGCTGAAAACGAGAAAACGAGGATAG
- a CDS encoding SRPBCC family protein translates to MNETILWIIAIVVGLFLLFALFVLVAGLRSPVEHTVARRIQLKQSAEELWNTINDHEKETEWQPHLEYCTRLPDIDGNPAWQLKHKGSGNPPMTLITTVSEPPYKLVGTISDQKKVFDGRWIFELKPVHGATELTLTETAKINNPVFRGLYHLFGDPAMYLDQYLKALAAKYNETVTISGL, encoded by the coding sequence ATGAACGAAACCATCCTTTGGATTATCGCCATCGTCGTCGGCCTGTTCCTCCTCTTCGCCCTCTTCGTCCTGGTGGCCGGCCTGCGTTCGCCGGTTGAACATACCGTCGCTCGCCGCATACAACTCAAGCAATCTGCTGAAGAACTCTGGAACACCATCAACGATCATGAAAAAGAAACGGAATGGCAGCCTCACTTGGAATATTGCACACGACTTCCTGATATCGACGGCAATCCTGCCTGGCAATTGAAACACAAAGGTAGTGGCAATCCACCGATGACGCTGATCACTACCGTTTCCGAGCCGCCCTACAAACTCGTCGGCACCATCTCCGATCAGAAAAAAGTCTTCGATGGCAGGTGGATTTTCGAACTGAAACCCGTTCACGGCGCCACCGAACTTACCCTCACGGAAACCGCCAAAATCAACAACCCTGTTTTCCGCGGTCTCTACCACCTCTTCGGCGACCCGGCGATGTACCTCGATCAATACCTGAAAGCCCTGGCAGCGAAGTATAATGAAACTGTGACGATTTCAGGATTGTAG